Part of the Nitrospirota bacterium genome, GTCCGGGATAATACAGGCCCGGCTCGACGGTCACAACGTGGCCTTCTTGGAGCAGCGATCCGGTGCGGCTAATGCGCGGCATTTCATGGATGTCGAGTCCGACCCCGTGGCCGGTCCCGTGAAAGTAGCCCTGCATGCGCCCATTGACAAGCCCTGTCTTATATCCCGCCTTTTCAAACCGGCTGCAGATGCCCTGATGAATTCTTTTTCCATCTGCCCCATCTTTGATTTTTGTGATGGCCTCTTCCTGTGCATCCAGGACGGTCTTATACAGCCGCTTCAATTCCGGACTCGGGGTCCCGCGGACGACGGTCCTGGACATGTCGGCAAAATACCGGTTGGTAGCGGACCGGGGAAACACGTCGAAGATAATGCTGCGATGAGCCGGTAACGGCCCACTACCTTCGTTATGTGGATCACAGGCCTGCTCCCCTCCCGCGACGATGGTATGTTGCGCGACACAGTCGCACTCCATTAAGTTGACATTGATTAGCTTCTTGACTCGCTCCGACGTCAGCGGTATGCCCTCGAACCATAGTTGTCCCTCGTTGATCGAGGCCCGACGAAGCATGTCATGGGCGGCTGTGACGGCCTGTTCGGTCGCACGCTGAGCTGCCTCGATGCAGCGGACTTCTTCGGCGGTCTTGACTACACGTTGTTCGTAGAAGGGCTCCTTCTTCGGGTGCAACTGATATCCCAGGGACTGGAACTTGATGGCATGGCCGAAAGGAAAATTGGCAGGGACTCGGATCTGTGTGATGCCGGCTTCCCGCAACAAAATGTGGACGACCTCGACCGTGCCTGGCTCGGCAATGCCCTGCGTCTTTGCCCTCCCTTCGACCTCCGAATACGAGAGTACCCGATCGACGGACGATTGGCTCTTTGCCCGGTCCATCTCGAGGTCGCTCATCACCAGAATCCGCTCCCCTTTAATCTCCAAATAGATAAAGGGGTCAGGCGCAATAAACCGCGTCGCATAATATAGATTCGCGTCGGTCTCGCTGGCTGCGATGAAGACCGTGGCATATTGAGATCGAGCGGTAGATGACGCCATAGGGAACCCGTTGGGAATCTAGCATGGGGTGGGGGGTCGGTCAAGGCGTGGAGGGAACCGGTTCGGGCGCGGGAGTCAATTCCTTCCTCTCATCCTTGACTTCGTCTGGTGTCATCAGGTCGATCGGTAACATCAGCGTGTTCTTCAAGATGTCGAATGCAAGTTGTGCCAGGCCCGTCACACCGGTGGCAAATGACTTCATCGGCAGATACGTCACGTCCGGATCCTCTATCGAGCCCTTCACAGCAAACAGCGCCGTGGCAATGCCTTTGCGATCACCGGCAAAGAGCCGTCCAAAGAGCGGAATCGTCTTCAGGAATTGAGAATAGGATCCAAACGGGCTCACGGCCCAGACCATGTCGACTTGATCCGTCGGCAAATCGTAACTGCCGGCAGCCGTAATCTTGACGATCGGGCTATCGATGATCAGGTTTTCAGTCTCGAAGAGCCCGTTTTGCACAAGAATCGTCGCGGTAATCTTGTCATAGGGCAGTCCCTCTTTTTCCAGATCCACCTTCCCCTGTAACACAGCCGGCAAATTCAGAATGCTGATGATTTTCCAGATCGCCCGTTCTTGCGATTTCAATATACGCCCGTCTTCAATGAGGAGATCAACCTTGCCGTTCAACGTAGGATATAGCCCGTGGGGATTCCTCCCATGGCCCCGGATCGTCCCTGTTATCCGGGCTTCCCCTGTCGCGATTCCCGCTTTCGGGCCGAACAATTTCAGCACATCTTCGACCGGCAAACCTGTCGCCCGAAGCGAGATTTCAGCGTCGGCCGGTTGCTTGCGCGGCAGCTGCACCACGAC contains:
- a CDS encoding aminopeptidase P family protein yields the protein MASSTARSQYATVFIAASETDANLYYATRFIAPDPFIYLEIKGERILVMSDLEMDRAKSQSSVDRVLSYSEVEGRAKTQGIAEPGTVEVVHILLREAGITQIRVPANFPFGHAIKFQSLGYQLHPKKEPFYEQRVVKTAEEVRCIEAAQRATEQAVTAAHDMLRRASINEGQLWFEGIPLTSERVKKLINVNLMECDCVAQHTIVAGGEQACDPHNEGSGPLPAHRSIIFDVFPRSATNRYFADMSRTVVRGTPSPELKRLYKTVLDAQEEAITKIKDGADGKRIHQGICSRFEKAGYKTGLVNGRMQGYFHGTGHGVGLDIHEMPRISRTGSLLQEGHVVTVEPGLYYPGLGAVRIEDMVLVTKDGCRNLTNSPKTFELG